A segment of the Capra hircus breed San Clemente chromosome 19, ASM170441v1, whole genome shotgun sequence genome:
AGATCGCAGCTGCCATGGTGAGGGAGAGATGAGAGCACATTCTATAGATCTGAGACAAGAGTCTCCCTTCTGATGTCCCCGGGTGCTGAACTGCCCTACCTTCAACCCCCACAATCCAATGACAAGGGTTTCAAAGCTGGCAGGCCCTCCGTGCAGTGACACTGAAGACTTATCTGCCCTTGTCTGGGAGGAGATTTCTGTTTATCTAGGGAGGTTTGGATCCTCAGCTGGAGCAATTTGAGACTAACACAAGATATCCGCAAGTGCTGCAGTGAAGTGTACACTAGACACGTGATGCTGTGGCTATAAGGAAAGGATGGGCTGTAGGGGAAGGATCAGCAGCGCAAGAGGAAGGACTCATGCCAGGTCTTGACAGATGGGTCAGAATGGCAGTGAAGAGTGGAAAGGGCGTGTCTAGTGGTGGTATGGCAAAGGAGAGGCATGGGAACAGGGAGTGACTTGAAGTATAGTGCTGGGAGGGCTTCTTGAGGAGACCTTTGTCACTGGAATTAAGGGTTCCTCTTGGAAGCAATAAGATCCTGCTGTAAAGCAGAGAACTATATTCCGTATCCTAGATagtaaatcataatggaaaagaatattaagaaagaatgtatatatattaatcactttgctatacagcagacttaacattgtaaatcaactatacttcaatttaaaataagtttGGTAGAAGTGAGGTTGGGCATGTAATGTGGGCTTAAGCATGTAATGTGAGCATGTAATGTGTAATGGAGTCTTAAGAGTTAAGAGCATAACACCATGAGAACAGGTTTTAAGAAGACTGTTCTGTTGTGGGATGTGGGAGAGGGCTATGGGTAGGGTATCCAGTTGGAAGATGGACGCAAGAAGCCAGATGTGGTCCAAGGAGAGAATGGATTatggagagggagaagaggggtGAATCTGGGGGTTATTTTGGGAAAAATAACCTACTGTGTCATCCAGTAATTGATAGACATAGTACAGTGTCCATAGAAGATGGTCAGTAAATACTTGATGAGTTGACATGAGAGGGAGTTAGGGCAAGGGATATCAAGGGTGACCTGTAGCTTGGAGGAACTCATAGGAATAGGCCATCAAAGGAGTTAAGTTTTAAAATGAGAGTATGGCTTTGTTTTTTGGAGGGGGTATCATGATGAGTGAGCTTGAATGACAGAGGGGCAGGAAAGATAAGATCCTCCATAAGTAAGCAGAGTATGGGTCAGGCAGGACTGGGAGGAGTGGATCTGGGAGTCTCAGCACAGAGTTGAGCACGAGAGAAGATGGGCCTGCAAAGCCAGAGGTGTAGAGGAGTATCTTAGTAGATACCCCCAGTTGTGGAACGGGGAGCAGGGATAGGTTATCAAAGGATAGAATAGGAACCCGAGACATAGAAGGAACTCTGGAATATTTTAGTAAAAACTGAGGAAGGAGATTGCTTCGAGGAGGCATAGGGTGAGGCCTGAGGCAAGACCACACTGGCTTTTGTCAGGAGGAGGTCTTTGTGGGAGACCAGTTTCAGTGGAGTGGGGGCGGTGGCTGCCAGCCTCTGGGATGCAGGAGGGAAGGGAATGGAATAAACGTCAGACTTCGGGAACTCCCTCTAAATCTTCCTCTCCATCATGTCATTCAGCTTGTGTCCAGAAAAGAGACAAAACAGCACCTGGCATGCAGGTTTATCAACTTCTGTCAAGCCACTCAGCCCTTCAAGAATCTTTCATCCAGCCACACTGGTTTCTGAATGGTCCTCTGAAGAGGCCTACTTGCCTTTTCAGCTTCTGCTTCCATCTTTTCAGGGGTCTTTCTCCCTGGGAGCTTTCTCTATGGGCTTTCAAGCCCAATTCAGATCCCACACAACCAGAGGGACCTTGTCCCTGAACCCAGGATCCattgccttcttttctttccttactagcccaccctcccttcctctctcaagGATTCTCTCAAGactttaaatttgcttttttgcCCCCAAATCGGTAGTGGCTACCTGAGGTTACAGAGTAAGGTCCAAATGCTGGAGCATGACCTTTAAAATTCACAGCACTCTCAGCTGTACTTCAGTCTTCGCTATTTTGTGAATGTGCCCTTTGCTGCCTCAGAACACTGCAGAACAGAGGAAAGGATGGAGGTTCACATAAGACCCGAGTTCCAACTTCAGCTCTGTTAGCTACTAATTTGGCAaacttgggcaagtttcttaacctctctgaacttcatcagtaaaatggaggGGATATTACTTATTTTGCAAAGATGttctgatgggcttccctggtggctcagaccgtaaacaatctgcctgcagtgcgggagacccacctttgatccctgagtcaggaagatcccctggagaagcaaatggcaaccactccagtattcttgcctggagaattccatggacagaggagcctggagggctacagtccattggatagcaaagagttgggatgcagctgagtgactaacacttctcaCTTTTCTGATGTAATATATGAGAAATGATGTAGCATGTATGAGAAGTGAAATGATAAAAGTATGGGAAATGTCCACATGTGGTAGGTCCTCAATAAAGGGTTGCTTTTCTTAGTCATCCTTCAAGGCTCAGTTCTAGAGCCATCTCAGCTccccactgtctcctgaagtgTTATGAACTGCTTTCTTTTTGGAatggtgttttatttatttctacttatttatttatttttggccaagccatgtggcaggtgggatcttcccccaccagggattgaacccaggccccctgctttgggagcacagagtcttaaccactggaccaccagggaagtcctagaaaggcatttttaaaaatcatggtgAAAAACACATAACATAACGTGTGTCATTTTAACCATCCTGAAGTGTACAGGTCAGTAGTGTAAAGTATATTCATATTGTTGGGCAATAGGTCTCTGGAACTGTTTTATCTTGCCAATCTGAATCTCTACCCATTAAACAGCGGCTCTCCCTTTCCCCCTCCGGGAATAGCACTTTTATCTGTACCTCAATCATAAATGCCTTACCTGCCTTGGGCTGACTTGGAGTCTATtgagttatatatgtgtgtgtctcttccACTAAGATTTTGGGCTTCTTTGAGACCAGGACAGTGTTTTCTGCTTCCTTGTTCCCTCAAAGAATCTAGCCTATGCCTGGTGCATAAAACACTCAGTAAGTGTTTGTGTACCTGAATGTTACATTTATTACATATTGCCTTATTTTTACTTAACTCTGTGGAGCTGTGTATATGTGGATCTGTGTGGCACATTTTACAAGCTGTATGAGAGCAGGAGTTGTGTCCAAAAGCAGGTGAGGCGTCAGTGGAAATATAACTCAGGTTTTGGCTTTAGAAAGTTCTGGGTGCAAATCCTGTAATCTTGGGAAAACTGAACTGCACCTCGTTGAGCATTGGTTAGCATAACTCTAAAGTAGGGGTGTTCATGTAGACCACAGTAAGCTGTTGTTGATGTCAAATGTGATAAGATATGTAAAGATCTGTTATAAACACGCATGCTATGAAGGTTAGCTCCTTTCCTCTAAGTTGTATTTCTCCTTAGAACCACACAGTGCATGGCACACAGCTGATGCTTACTAAATCCTTGTTTTAGATTGATGAGAAGAAACAGTGGGGTGAAGGGTTGGTTTTTTAAAGAAACGGACAAGTGGAATTAACCGagctcccctttctcttcctacTGATTCTCACCAGGTGTATAATGAGTTCATTCTGCCCTCGGAGCGAGCTGGATTCCTGAACCGGATTCGGGAGATTATCCAGCGAGTGGAGACCCTGTTGAAGAGAGATACTGGCCCTGTGGAGGCTGCTGAAGACCCTCTGAGTCCCCAGGTCAGACCCCTGTGGGCACCTCCAGCGGGATGTGGCTCTGCTACAGGCTTCATTACTTTTTTCCACCAGTCCCCTTGGATCTAACTTGTCTTCATCTCTAGGATTCCAAAACAATGGCTCTTCCCCAATTTGAGAGTCTGATGAAAGCCATGGACTCTTGTTCCAGAAAAATGTGTTCagtgcataattttttttttcagtgcataCTTTTAACTCAGTATTTTGACATAATTTCAGACCTGCAGAGAAGTTCCAATAGTTGTACAAAGAACTCCTGGGTGCTCTGTCTAGATTTGCTAGTAGTGTTTTGTTACATGAGCTTTAgccttttcccttcctctctccccatccacgtgtgtgtacatgcattctttttttgGAAGCATTTAAGTAAGTTGCAGGTGTCATGCCCCTTTACcactaaatatttcttgaaaacaCTTTTGAATCCCTTGAAACTCATCTGTGGACTCATAGAAGCTCATGAGTCTTGGCTTAAGAAGCCCAGCCTGAAACTTTCCATCTAAGACTCAGCTCTTCCCACTGtgacatttctctctctcaggAGGAGCCAGCACCACTGCCTGCTCTCCCGGGGTCCCCCTCAGACCCATCCAGGGGTATGTACTGCATTCTGTCCCTACTCATCCCACCCTTGGGGTTGCTCCATGGAAATGGAGGACTGGAATCTcaacctcccctccctccctccccagcagagctCCAGAGCAGCACCTCCCTGGAGCAGAGATGCTGGGCAGCTTCCTCCGCCTCCACATCTTCTCCTGGAACCCCCTTGTCTCCTGGAAACTCCTTTTCTCCTGGAACCCCTGTTTTCCCAAGTCCCATCCTTCCCGTCACTTCTCCCCCATGTCATCTCAACCCCTACTCATTCTCCCCAGTTTCTCCTCAGGCCTCCTCAAATCTCTCTCCACACCCCCCAAGCTGCCCACTTCCACTCTCCCCCAGTGCACCGCAGTTTCCAGTCCCATCTGCTCAGTTTCCACAGAGTTCTCTCCTCCCCGATTGTTTCCAGGTCCCTCTCGCTCCTCCCTCCTTTGccccctgcccctctgcttgtcccctcccctccaccaccgcagcccctctcctctctctggcaAGTGCCTTCTCTCTGGCTGTGATGACCGTGGCTCAGTCCCTGCTGTCCCCATCCCCTGGGCTCCTGTCCCagtctcctccagctcctcctggtCCTCTCCCTAGCCTGCCCCCTCCTACTCCCTGTACTCCTTGTGGCCAGGAGCAGACTTTCTCTCTGACAGCTGAGATGGAGGGTGAGGTGAGCAGGAAACCAAGAGGGATGATTGGGCGGCGGAAGAGGGGTGGGTGGCCTTCATTCTGGATCATTTCTCTACTCACAGACCCACACTTTATAGGCTTCTCCGAATATTGGTTGGCCACTCCCAGGTGAAGCCAGATTGGCacccatctcagaaggtgagatcTTTGACTACTGACCCTCCCTGCCCATCATTCTCAGTGACTTTATTTCCTACCAGTGATTTCTGTTCCTTCTTCCACGATGCCTTCTTTGTCTTGCTACAGAGGGAAAGCCTCAGCTTGTTGGGCGCTTCCAAGTGACTTCATCCAAGGAGCCAGCTGAGCCTCTTCCCCTGCAGCTGGTATCCCCAACTCCCTCTGGCTCCCCGAAGCCTCCAACCCCTCAGCTGACCTCGGAGAGCTCGGACACGGAGGACAGTGCTGGAGCCAGGCCAGAGGCCAGGGAGGCTCTGGCTGAAAGTGACCGTGCAGCCGAGGGCCTAGGGGCTGGAGCTGAAGAGGAAGGGGACGATGGGCAGGAACCCCAAGTAGGGGGCAGCCCTCCACCCCTGATCCATCCCAGCCCAGTGTGGATGAGTTACTCCTATAGCAGCCTGTGTCTGAGCAGTGAGGAGTCAGAGAGCAGTGGGGAGGATGAGGAATTCTGGGCTGAGCTGCAGAATCTTCGGCAGAAGTGAGTCTGGGGAGAATGGTGGTCAGGAAGTGGACTTGCTAGAGCCAAGTGTTGGGCCAGCCCTCTCATGACCCTGGTGTGTCCTCAGGCACTTGTCAGAGGTGGAGGCACTACAGACACTACAGAAACAGGAAATCGAGGACTTGTACAGCAGGCTTGGGAAGCAGCCCCCGCCAGGGATCCTGGCCCCCGCTGCTATGCTGTCCAGCCGCCAGCGCCGCCTCTCCAAGGGCAGCTTCCCCACCTCACGGCGCAACAGCCTGCAGCGTTCTGAGCCCCTGGGCCCGGGTGAGACAGAAGTCACCAGCTCCCATCGTTCCAGAGTCCCCTCCCTAGTGATCTGACTGTCTTTCAGGCCCTGGGGGTCTGCCCCTTGCTGTGGGGGGACTAGCCCCCCACTTTTCCCTGTGGCCCCTTCCCTCATTCAgtgctctccctcccctccccatcctgcaCCCAGGCATCATGCGAAGGAACTCCCTCAGTGGCAGCAGCACCGGCTCCCAGGAGCAGCGGGCAAGCAAGGGGGTGACATTCGCCGGGGATGTTGGCAGGATGGTGAGGGCGGGCCCAAGGGAGGGAGAGCCCAGGGAATGGTAACTCCTCCAGCTCTGGAGGTTCCTTAGTACTTCTTTTTCCTCCAGTGAATTATGAACAGAAGCCATGTGTCTCACCCACACCTGAGCCCACCATGGAGCTTGTGCCCTTAGAATCTGCTGACCAACTCAACTCTGCAAGGAAGACCTCAGCACTGAGGGAGTAGGAGGCCGGACGGGCGTGGACAGTGCTGCTCCCTTAGAAGGAAGAGCCAAACGTGTGGGAACTGTTTGATGTGTGCAGAAGGTGTACGTTCTGTAAATCCTCATCCTTGCCACCTCCCCAGCTGAGAGAGAACCACTAAACAGTCCCACCCGAGTCTAGATGACTCTAGAAGGCACACTCCCAGATGGGCAGGAGGAGGGAAAATTAGTAGCAGCCAATAAAAATTCTGGAACCTAGATCCTGGTGAATCTGTATGGATCTTAGAAACCCGGCAAAGCTCTgtgggggaacttccctggtggttaaggacccacctctcaatgcaggggacatgggttccattcctagtcagagaagattccacatgccacagggcaactaagcccatgtaccacaaccactgagcctgcacgccctagagcttgtgctgtgcagagagaagccactgcaataagaagcccacgcacctgcttgctgcaactagagaaaacccaactAGAGTAGCAATGAAGAACCAGCAGTCAAACAAGCTTTGTAGTAGGGTAAGGCAAGGGAGGATTTAGAAGGAATTTCCCTTTCACAATGGGAGGCAGGGGTGGAACCCAGCCTTTGGGCTTCCTGCCAGCAGTTCATGAAGAAACTGCAAGGTCAATAATCCACCTGACCAAGCTAAGATTCCACCCAGACTCCACCTTAGGCCTGCAGAAGCAGGCCCCAGTGGAAGTTAATGAAAGCTGCTTGTCCATCCTTCCTtcacctctggagaagggaaaaagcagTAAAGTTGAGAGTAGTGTGGGGTTGAGGACAGAAGGGTGACCTTCCTCCCCACCTGCTTCCTGCCCCCAAGAGCTGGTTCAGTCTCAAAACAGCCCAGTGACCCACCACAATCTCTCCCTTAAATCAGGTGGAAAGATCTCATGGAAAAAAGTAATTCTAGTTAAACATTTACGGCTCCCTGGGGCAATAtcactgctgcagctgctgcctgTGAAGTGCTTCAACATGAAGTGTCAGCCCCAACACACTCATTGGACTTGGAGAGAAATGATTCCGTTTATTATTTTCAACCTGACCCCATCTTTCCCACTTTAGGCTCCAACACTGCACAGAGCTGCCACACCCACCCTCATAATAGCCCACCTCTTGTCCTCCACCCTCCAAACCAGCCCCCAGGGGAGTTTAAGAGGATTAAACCATGAAGTCAAAGCTTGGGAAAAACCAAGGTGGATACTTCAAACAAGGAAACAACTAGGAAAAGGGGTCAGTGGGCACACAGAATCAATATTAGGTGGGCGTTGTTCCCTTGACAATGGCCAGATGCACAAAGCGGCTACTTAAACCCCTATCATGGTCCAAAGTTAGTAAGAAGGCCAGCAACGCAGGCTTCAATTTCTACAGGATCATGGAGCATCATCCATCATGTGAAGGGAATCCAGCAGGTTAGAGATGCACCATGCCCATCTGGATCAGTGTCCTGATGCCCTTTCCAGAGCTCGGGCTCTAGCAGCTTTGGCCTCATCTTCCAGCTCATCCAGGAAACGCTCCTGGGACACCGAGTAGAAGGTGTAACCATctggggaggtgggttcaggaaaCCACGGGGAATATGCACATTCCCTTTGCTCAGATTTGCTCCACCACTTTTTTTATCTCATCCTCCCCAATCACCTTCTGCCCTCTGCTCCTCTGAGCCCTGACCCCGACTCCGTTAtcattaataaattatattaacaGAGCACCTTTAAAATGACAAAGTACACTTAAATTCTTGGCTCGGCGTTAGAAGTAGCCAAGGTTTTCATAGCTCCGGTTCTTTCTACCACCCCCCGCACTGCCCTCCTAGACGCCTTTGctgcccttcccctgccccccatACGGTCTTCCCTAGTCTGTAGTCCAGATGGATACAAATTGCTAATACCAGGGCCCCAATGCCCAGGCCAGTCACGATGTTCCGGGTCCGCCGTTGTGGCAGCGTCTTCTGCCACTGGGCGAGCTGCGCCTGACGCATGAATTGTAGTTGTGCAGGAGTCAGCTTCTCCCGCGTCGGGTCGATGCGCTGAGCCAGGGGGGCCTTTCCGCTTTTGCCTTCGACTGGGTCTCCAGCTCCGGGTGCCGCCATGTTGCCGCTCTGCCCTTCGCCGTTCCCGGGGCGTGGGGCTTGCTGGGAATAGCAGTCCTCGGCCCCTGAAGGGAACCCTGGGAGCTGTAGTCCGCCTTTCTGTTCGCAAAGAGTGCGGCTCGCGGCCCGAGGGAAAGGGCGGGGCAGGAGGGAATAGGCCGTGCTTTCCGATTGGCTGAGGGCCCGCGGCCGTTGGGGCGTGTAAAGGTTGTGGAAGGCTCGAGGCTGTGTTAGGAATTGGGTTTTCCTCAGACTTGAGGCGAGGACTAACGCACGGAAGGCGACGAAGAATCCAGGGGGGTAGCAGAAGACTGAAGAGAAGTTAAAGGGGTCGGCTTATGAGCCGTCCGGGTGCCCAAATAGGGTTCTGAAGATGGACCGACCTGAAAGGCCAAGATTGTCCTCTCTCAGTGACTTTCGGTTTGGAGCTGTTGCCACAGAGACCATCGAAGACACTCTGCTCCACTTGGCCCAGCAGAATGAGCAAGCCGTGCAGGAGGCTGCGGGCCGGATGGGCAGCTTCAGGGAGACCCGGATCGTGGGTGGGGATGCAGGCCGGGGGGCTGGTCTTATGGGAGACCCAGGCACTTGTCTTTGAGGCACCGATCTTGAGATTCATTATGCGTTATTCCTTCAAGTTTCGTTAGTACCTACTATATGTCAGGCGTTGGCGGTACAGTGATGAGCCAGACTCACCAGCCCCCCACCCTTGATTTAACGTGTATAGACTACTTACTCTCCTTGCCTTCTAGGatagaaagatgaaaaagagGTCTAGTCCCAACTTTTAAATCATGTATATAATCTTTGGAGACTATTAGGACAAATCTGCAAATGACTAGGTACAAGTATGGTTAGATAAGTGTCATACCACATAAAACAAGCTTTTATGGAGACTGAGAGGAAAGATGGAGTGAGGTGGGAGTAGAATGAATTAAGGAGTCCTCCAAGCATCATGGTATTTAAGGTAGACCCTGAAGGATGACATTTTGGTTGGTGAAggtgatgtttcttttttttccggCTGTGCTGGGCAGCTTGTGggagttccccaatcagggattgaccccaggccTCAATAGTGGAAgcgccaaatcctaaccactagaccatgggAACTCCTAGGACCATGTTTCTACTAAAATGGAATAACATGAGTCAAACAATGGAATAGGGATACTTTGAGTGAATGTGGGTACCATGTCATCCAGGTTGGCCAGAGCATGTGGAATAGTAGTTGAAATTCAGACCAGAAAGGTGGTTTGGAGACATTCCATGGGGAATTTTGAATGCCAAAGTGAGGAGTTTATATGTGACATGATAGGAAAACAAGAAGGCAttaaagggttttttttgttgttgtttttgttttcatatggGAGTTCTATAACTGCAACCTTTGCcctagaaaaaattattttggctgtgATATAAAGGATGGATCGGAGTAGAGAGAGATAAGGGGTAGGTTGTCCAGTGGAGTCTTTGTCAGTCATTATATTTTAGGTAATAAGAAATGATAAGACAGGATAGATTAAAAACATTTCAGAGGTAAAATCTAGGGCTCTGCAATGGATGAATTTAAGTGAAAAAGGGAAAGATGACTATGTCAAAGGGTTGAGCCTAGACATACAGTGCTGCCATTTAGagaaacacacatacagaaaaagaaaaaacaaaaaggaaacgtGACTTGTTAGGGAAATAAAATAGTTTTGGTTTGAGATCTACTGAGTTTCTGATGCTTGTGGAACATCTGGAGGAAGGTTTCTGGCAGgttgtttaaaaatttaagttgGAAGAGAAGTCGAGTAAAGATAAGGGTTTGGGAGTTATCTCCATAGTGATACTGCTGAAACTGGCAGAGGATGAGTTCTTAGAAGTGGAATCTAGTACAGTTTCTTGGGAGACATTTTGTGTTCAGGAAagtggagagggaagaagagtcATGAAGGAAATAAATGGAATGGTTGGGGAGATAGGAGCAGAACCAAGAGACCCTTGGAAGCAAGAGGAGAGTTTCATGAAGGATGATGGTCAGCAGTTTCAGATGCTTCAGAGATGTGAACAACAGGGATGAGGATTGCAAAGGGACCATGATATTTAACAATTAGGACGTATTTTCTGACCCCTGAGACAATCATTTCAGCAAATTGTAAAAAGTAGAAGCCAAATTGCAGAATATGAGGGACTGAGTGATTATACCTGGTAGCAGCAGGTATAAGCTAGGCTTTCCAGAGTTTGCACAGTGATAGAGGCTACAGAGATAGAGCCCTAGTTTAAGAGAATGGAAAGGGAGGGTCTTTTAGTTAATAGATTTGAGTATGTTTGCATAATAAGTACAGGAGATGGAGCCAGCAGCAGGAGAGAGGTGTAACCCTCATCCATTCCACCTAACCCACACTGTTTTCTTGGCaagttaaaatggaaaatattaatagaaacaaTTGCCTGGATATTAATAGTtaataattcaaataaaaaataaaactataaacacACCCCTCtccatgaaaataaagaaatgaaatctaGGCTCCAGCAAATAAAAGGACTGGCTAATGACACAGTTATGAGTTCTAGGATACTTTGCTTAATTGCTTAAACTAATTATCCTCTTCATTGGACACTGTTAGCAGAGCTTTAGCTTCTGTCATGATGAGGTTTTGTACATATATCTATGTGTAACCTGTGTCAAGTCCGTTGTTAAACATTTTGtgctaaattttataatttttttcctttaagttagATTTTCTCTGAAGATATATGGAAATTTAACTATTTGTAATTCTTTGTTGATTAATGCTCACAGTTCCTAGTTCTGTAGTACCTTTGAGAGCTAACATTTATCCTTGTTTCCACCCTCTAATGATATTGCTAACTAAATAGAATTCTATCTGGGGCTGTTCTTTCAAAGAGAAACACAGGCAGCCTAAAATCTTGCCAAGGTATCTTACCCTTCCCACCTTCCCAATGACTTGCCCCCACCCAAGCTAGACCTTGTTCCCTGAATTAGGGGATGATTCTTCCAAACAAGCCACTTGACAGTAACAAACTTGCTCCTGGAGGAGGCTCAGCCACCAAAGATTTACCCAACAAACTGGTGGTGGAGAGGTGGTGTCCAGCTGTAAGGTGAATTGTGTTTGTAAAGCAATGGGAGTTCTCCAGAGGGTGGTTACTAAACAAACAGTGTTATAAAGAATATCGAAGCTCCAGGAGGGACCTTTTTGTTCCTGTCAACATTCCACTGAAAACAGAATATAGGAGTTAGGGTTTTTATCCATCCAAGAATCTCTCTTGAAGCCGGAGGTTCCCAGCATGGCATAAAGGCCAACTAGACCAGATGGTTTGTTTGTGTGTAGCTGGCCAAGCCTTTCATCAGCTGAGACCCACAGGAAGGCTCAAGGGGCCCTGAGGGGACTTAGTAAGCCTTTGTTTTTGCACTCAGTCAGCCTCCTTTTCATGCTTCTCATCTGCCTATTGGCAGCAAAGGGAACCAGGCTCCACTTGGATTGTTTCAGTCTCATCTTTCACACCTCCTGACCCTCTTCCCTGAGCCCCATCATGACCTTTATATAACGCCAAGAGTTCCCAGAGTCGTTTTGGTTGCACCTTGTGAATCAGGCTCTTCTTTCCTGTTTTGGCagagtttgtttttctcctgtctgAACAATGGTGTCTGGAGAAATCCGTGAGCTACCAGGCTGTAGAAATCCTTGAAAGGTAAAGCCCTGAGCATAAGGCTTTTGTGAGGGGTAACTCTCAGGATGGCTAATTAATGTAcccatatctttaaaaaaacatactAGTTGCTTCTTACTGTGAAGCCAGGTTTGTACCCTCTTTTACTtgcaaatgtaattttttttaaagttctgta
Coding sequences within it:
- the LOC102190454 gene encoding cytochrome c oxidase assembly factor 3 homolog, mitochondrial is translated as MAAPGAGDPVEGKSGKAPLAQRIDPTREKLTPAQLQFMRQAQLAQWQKTLPQRRTRNIVTGLGIGALVLAIYGYTFYSVSQERFLDELEDEAKAARARALERASGH